A genomic region of Bosea sp. 124 contains the following coding sequences:
- the thiL gene encoding thiamine-phosphate kinase, with protein sequence MERPGEFELIARHFAPIAGPGGLGLLDDAGLLRPARGYEIVVTVDALVAGVHFFPGDPPGSIARKALAVNLSDLAAKGAKPEGFVLSLALPKGWDEAWLSGFAAGLAGMATGSGCPLIGGDTVATPGPLTLSITAFGSVPAGRMVPRSGARSGDLILVSGTIGDGALGLKVHGPDKPGWVARLGKTERAFLADRYLHPQPRLALAAGLQTHASAAMDVSDGLVGDLAKLLKASGVGAEIDLDAVPLSEPARAAIMADPALAELAWTGGDDYEILCTASEGEYPAMVAAAQAAGIALTGIGRVTDAAGVATYRERGRARSFARGSFAHF encoded by the coding sequence ATGGAACGCCCCGGCGAATTCGAACTGATCGCCCGTCACTTCGCTCCGATCGCCGGTCCTGGCGGGCTCGGGCTTCTCGACGATGCCGGGCTGCTCAGGCCGGCGCGAGGCTATGAGATCGTCGTGACGGTAGATGCGCTGGTCGCCGGCGTGCATTTCTTCCCCGGGGATCCGCCGGGCTCGATCGCCCGCAAGGCGCTGGCGGTCAATCTGTCGGACCTCGCCGCCAAGGGCGCGAAACCGGAAGGCTTCGTGCTCTCGCTCGCCTTGCCGAAGGGCTGGGACGAAGCATGGCTGTCAGGCTTTGCTGCCGGCCTCGCCGGTATGGCGACCGGGAGCGGCTGCCCCCTGATCGGCGGCGACACCGTTGCGACGCCGGGGCCGCTCACCCTCTCGATCACCGCTTTCGGCAGCGTGCCGGCCGGCCGCATGGTGCCGCGCTCCGGCGCCAGGTCTGGCGATCTGATCCTCGTCTCCGGCACGATCGGCGACGGCGCATTGGGCCTGAAGGTGCATGGTCCCGACAAGCCGGGCTGGGTCGCGCGTCTGGGCAAGACGGAGCGCGCCTTCCTGGCCGATCGCTATCTGCATCCGCAGCCGCGCCTTGCGCTTGCTGCCGGGCTTCAGACCCATGCCTCGGCCGCGATGGACGTCTCTGACGGGCTCGTCGGCGACCTCGCCAAGCTGCTGAAGGCCTCCGGCGTCGGCGCCGAGATCGACCTCGACGCCGTCCCCCTCTCGGAGCCGGCGCGCGCTGCGATCATGGCCGATCCCGCACTGGCGGAACTGGCCTGGACCGGCGGAGACGACTACGAAATTCTCTGCACGGCCTCGGAGGGAGAATATCCTGCTATGGTCGCGGCGGCGCAGGCTGCCGGAATCGCGCTGACCGGGATTGGTCGGGTGACCGATGCGGCCGGCGTGGCGACATATCGCGAACGGGGCAGGGCGCGCAGCTTCGCGCGGGGCTCTTTCGCTCATTTTTGA
- the allE gene encoding (S)-ureidoglycine aminohydrolase — translation MRPHQLPQTAGRPAVGAIGHNRGVVAPNYAFMPPEGVLVSRLPHLDKTIARILAAPVLGAAFAQYVLEIAPGGGTRAPFAEDGIQHFYYGLSGEAAFAMGGTSAAFGEGSFAYVPPGTAFSLRNDGAEPVRILALRKRYAPAAGLAVPDPILSHRDAVPVTNHTGMEGRGFQFLLPYGDLRFDFEMNLMWFKPGAYFPDVETHVMEHGLYMLEGQGLYFLGRDWHEIWAQDFIWMGGYCPQQFYPTGFGDACYLLYKNVNRDVIL, via the coding sequence ATGCGCCCCCACCAGCTTCCCCAGACCGCCGGCAGGCCCGCCGTCGGCGCGATCGGCCATAACCGCGGCGTGGTCGCGCCGAACTACGCTTTCATGCCGCCGGAAGGCGTCCTGGTCAGCCGCCTGCCGCATCTCGACAAGACGATCGCGCGCATCCTCGCCGCGCCCGTGCTCGGTGCCGCCTTTGCGCAATATGTGCTGGAGATCGCGCCGGGCGGCGGCACGCGCGCACCTTTCGCCGAGGACGGCATCCAGCACTTCTATTACGGCCTCTCCGGAGAGGCCGCCTTCGCGATGGGCGGGACCTCGGCGGCCTTCGGGGAAGGCAGCTTCGCCTATGTCCCGCCGGGCACCGCCTTCAGCCTGCGCAATGACGGCGCCGAGCCCGTCCGCATCCTCGCCCTGCGCAAGCGTTATGCACCCGCTGCCGGGCTCGCCGTGCCAGACCCCATCCTTTCGCATCGGGATGCCGTCCCCGTCACCAACCACACCGGCATGGAGGGGCGCGGCTTCCAGTTCCTGCTGCCCTATGGCGACCTGCGCTTCGATTTCGAGATGAACCTGATGTGGTTCAAGCCGGGCGCCTATTTCCCCGATGTCGAGACCCATGTGATGGAGCACGGGCTCTACATGCTCGAAGGGCAGGGGCTCTATTTTCTCGGCCGCGACTGGCACGAGATCTGGGCGCAGGACTTCATCTGGATGGGCGGCTATTGCCCGCAGCAATTCTATCCGACCGGCTTCGGCGATGCCTGCTACCTGCTCTACAAGAACGTCAACCGCGACGTGATCTTGTGA
- a CDS encoding MFS transporter, with translation MNQHVPVGDGDALAKRNSVVLACAQALGGSSPPIVISLGGIVGSQLVTDQTFATVPVSLMQLGIACGVIPAAMLMRRLGRRNGYLLGTLIGATAASIAAAGTSARLFWLFCLGTFACGLYGAFVQSYRFAAADAATESFRPRAISWVMIGGIAAGIIGPQTVYWTRDLTPDAPFAASFLAQGCLALLAMLVILQLRAPPVAKLASAGGRPLAEIMRQPKFIASVTAGLVTYGLMSFLMTAAPLAMIGCGHSVGDAALGIQWHVLSMFGPSFFTGRLIARFGKARVTMAGLLLTALAAVVGLSGLSVAHFWLALILLGVGWNFGFIGATALVTDCYRPEERVKVQAANDFLVFGSVAIASFSSGGLLHAGGWNSVNWLVFPPVVVALALVAWQASGKRAIPA, from the coding sequence ATGAACCAGCATGTTCCGGTCGGTGACGGCGATGCGCTAGCCAAGCGCAATTCCGTGGTTCTCGCCTGCGCCCAGGCACTGGGCGGTTCGAGCCCCCCGATCGTCATCTCGCTGGGCGGCATCGTCGGCTCGCAGCTCGTCACGGACCAGACCTTCGCCACTGTCCCGGTCAGCCTGATGCAGCTCGGCATCGCCTGCGGCGTCATCCCCGCCGCGATGCTGATGCGGCGGCTGGGGCGTCGCAACGGCTATCTGCTTGGCACGCTGATCGGCGCCACGGCCGCCAGCATCGCGGCCGCCGGCACCAGCGCGCGCCTGTTCTGGCTGTTCTGCCTCGGCACCTTCGCATGCGGCCTCTACGGCGCCTTCGTGCAAAGCTACCGCTTCGCCGCGGCCGATGCCGCGACCGAGAGCTTCAGGCCGCGCGCGATCTCCTGGGTCATGATCGGCGGCATTGCCGCCGGCATCATCGGGCCGCAGACCGTCTACTGGACGCGCGATCTCACCCCCGACGCCCCCTTCGCGGCGAGCTTCCTCGCCCAGGGCTGCCTCGCGCTGCTCGCCATGCTGGTGATCCTGCAGTTGCGCGCCCCGCCGGTCGCCAAGCTCGCCTCGGCCGGCGGCCGTCCGCTGGCCGAGATCATGCGGCAACCGAAATTCATCGCCTCGGTCACGGCGGGCCTCGTCACCTATGGGCTGATGAGCTTTCTGATGACGGCGGCGCCTTTGGCCATGATCGGCTGCGGCCATTCGGTCGGCGACGCCGCGCTCGGCATCCAGTGGCATGTGCTCTCCATGTTCGGGCCGAGCTTCTTCACCGGGCGGCTGATCGCCCGCTTCGGCAAGGCGCGGGTCACGATGGCGGGGCTGCTGCTGACCGCTCTCGCGGCGGTCGTCGGGCTGTCGGGCCTCAGCGTCGCCCATTTCTGGCTCGCGCTCATTCTGCTCGGCGTCGGCTGGAACTTCGGCTTCATCGGCGCCACCGCGCTCGTCACGGACTGCTACAGGCCGGAGGAGCGCGTGAAGGTCCAGGCCGCCAACGACTTCCTCGTCTTCGGCTCGGTCGCCATCGCATCCTTCTCGTCGGGGGGCCTGCTCCATGCCGGCGGCTGGAACAGCGTCAACTGGCTGGTCTTCCCGCCGGTGGTGGTCGCCCTGGCACTGGTCGCCTGGCAGGCATCGGGCAAGCGCGCCATTCCGGCTTGA